The nucleotide sequence CAGAAATGGCTGCCGGCGTGCGTTTGGCTACTTCGGGGACGGTGTTTGTTTCTATGAATGACCGAGATAAACAAGCAACCGTTCCAGTGGTGAAAGACTTGCTGCAACTTGGGTTTAAGGTGGTGGCCACTTCAGGGACTCAAAAAATCCTCGAAGAGAATGGTATTGAAGGGGTAGAAGTGGTACTGAAACTTCATGAAGGTCGTCCTCATGTGATTGACTGGATCAAAAATAATTGGATTCAGTTTATTATTAATACGCCTAGTGGAGAAGAGTCTCAAAACGATGGGCGTTCGATTCGTCGTACTGCTTTAGATTATAAATTGCCGATTATTACGACCATTGCCGGGGCGAAAGCAACCGTAGCGGCGTTAAGGTCTTTGCAGTCTGAAACTTTGGATGTGAAGGCCATACAAGATTACCTCGCTAAGTAATCTTTTCCCTATTATTCCCCCCTTAATAAGGGGGGTTAGGGGGGATCAAAGAAGGCAACTAAAAATGAAAAAAAAATCTATTACGAGAGTAACACTTGAGAAGGCTAAAAATATAGAATATTTAACTGATTGGGAACGGATTGAAAAAATATCAGATGAAGAAATCGAACAAAATGCTTGGTCAGATCCTGATAAATAACCGCTTTTTGCAGCAGTTAAAAGATTAGAAAAAAACTTTTTAAGCGGACAATAAAGAATAAGAGTAAGAATAGGTAAAACATTGAAAAATCATTGATACTGGCTAAAGCTAAATTCAACTTTAGATGCGTTGTTGGGGACAAATAGCATTGCTCTATCGCGTTCATTGGTTTTCCAAAAATCAAAATCAGTGCTTTTAGTTGAAAATAAAACAAAGTTTTGATAGTTAAATAAAGAGCAATCAGGGATAAAACCACCAGCGAGTGGTTGGCAAATTTTAATTCCATCTGAATCATAAAAGTAAGCGACTAATTTTCCTGAAAAATCCCCTTTAGCTTCAAGAATAAAAGATAATTCTGAGTTCGCTTGCTGAAAGCCCTTTTTAAGGTTAACTTGGCTCACATTAAAGTATTGAGATGTGTTTCCCCAGTTAATATCAATATCGGATATAGGGGTTGGGGTTGGGGTTGGGGTTGCGATTGGGGTTGGGGTTGCGATTGGGGTTGGGGTTGGGGTTGCGATTGGGGTTGGGGTTGGTAATATGGTTAGAGTTGGGGTTGGGGTTGGTGATATGATTGTGCCTTGGTTTTGGTGGAATATAGTGTATAAAATAAATGTGAGTAGCGCAACAATTCCTGCTCCGCCTCCCAATGCTGCCACTAATTTAATAAAGTTGTCAAAGCACCCAGATTGACTCTCTGATGATGACTTATTGCTCATAAGGCTTAGGTAAAAATAACTAATACCACCTTATTTATAGCCCAGAGTAAAATATTAGATTTCTAAAGTTAAAAATTCTTGATGTTTCATTTGTAGATTGGGCCCTGCCTAAATTCCTTTTTTTGTGGTTCTTGCAGATTGTTCGGCAGATGCGATCACTGTCCAATTTGAGCAATCAGACTTATATGAGAAAATAGAAGCGACGCGCAAAACAAGAAAATGACCCTACCAGAACCAAAAACTCAATGGCAATATCTAGAAAAGTGCCCTCATCCTTGGCGACTTTCAACAGCTACTCCCTAATCAATCTTGAACATACTCTTGTCCATTAATCAAAGCCAACTCTGCCCTAACAAATTCCCGACCTAAATAAGCCGCATGATCGAACATTGTGACCGGGCTCGGTTGAGTTTCCTCAAAAATTTTGACACAAAGTTCTTTAGCTGTTCTAGCGGTATATAAAGTCTCGGCAGTTCTTGCTACTTTTCCCTTAGCGGGAATCACCTTACCCGTTTCTGGGTCTACTGCTAATCCTTGCTCATTAATGATATTCGTAAAATGTTTAGCACAAATTAAGCCGCTTTCTCGATCCAAATAAATAATAAAATATCCGCCGGGATCTAGGTCTATATGACGGTTAGACAATTGGTTATCAATCGTTGTAATTATTTCGGCTAATTGACTCATATTTAATCCACAAATTCATCAATTTTCAAAACACTTTTAAAAACTGGGTTGCTTTAACCAAGTCTGCGACAGATTCGGCTGCCCAATTTCCTTCAAAACGGCGATGTTGATGGAGAATTAAACGCAAAGAATAAGCATGAGGAAAGCCTTCTACTTCCATCCAGAGTAAATCACTTTCAGCTTCACAGGCAATCTTTTCAGAGTCCATTAACTGCTGTTTCATCTCTTCCATCGTTTCGGCTAATTGATTTAACAAGCGGCAAAAATCATTTAATTCGGCTTCTGTTAGTTCAATCGCCCATTCTTCGCTTCCTACTAAACCTTTGTAGATTTCTCCTTGTGGGTTCCACCCTAGTCGCCAACCTTTACCTTCTTTGAGCAAACGTTCTTTCATGCTTAAGGAACTAATAAATTTGCATCACCGGGTTTAGAAAGGGAAGGTTTTTTAGGAGTAGTCGGGGTGGGTGTAGGAGTCGCTTGAGGCGTTGTCTGAGTTGGGTTAGAAGGTGAATTTGGGGATTGTTCAGGGGTTGAGGGTTTTTCTGGATCTACATCATAGATACTCACCAAAACCTCCACTAATTCCTCTCGTTGACGACGATTTAGACTTTGAATAATTTTAATATCAGCTTCCATCGGATTAACAGTTAAAG is from Gloeothece verrucosa PCC 7822 and encodes:
- a CDS encoding DUF4346 domain-containing protein, with product MSQLAEIITTIDNQLSNRHIDLDPGGYFIIYLDRESGLICAKHFTNIINEQGLAVDPETGKVIPAKGKVARTAETLYTARTAKELCVKIFEETQPSPVTMFDHAAYLGREFVRAELALINGQEYVQD
- a CDS encoding DUF1818 family protein → MKERLLKEGKGWRLGWNPQGEIYKGLVGSEEWAIELTEAELNDFCRLLNQLAETMEEMKQQLMDSEKIACEAESDLLWMEVEGFPHAYSLRLILHQHRRFEGNWAAESVADLVKATQFLKVF